One window from the genome of Corynebacterium sp. SCR221107 encodes:
- a CDS encoding long-chain fatty-acid--CoA ligase — translation MHSTMQDLPLNLSRILTYGSTIHANTKITTWDGPQHAETTYHEVAARAAALAHGLRDELGITGDKRVASFMNNCAEHLETLFAVACMGAVFNPLNRQLMNDQIRHIINHAEDEVIIADPRFAKQLGAILDGGCPSVRAVVFIGIHDITEPASFIPSTINCHSYERLLDGRSTDYPWPVVPETHAAALCYSTGTTGAPKGVLYSHRSIYLQCMNLRTTDSLAITHGQTFLCCVPIYHILSWCVPVAAFMSGTPLVFPGSDMSPQALATIIANSHPRVAHGVPTLWIQLMVHYIHNPPERMSLQEIFVGGSAVPPALIHLWEERYGVDIVHVWGMTETLSIGTVARPPSGASGETRQSYRESQGRFPASLEYRVVNDGEVVASTDRNQGEIQVRGNWVTSQYYHSPTEEDSGVAHTFRNKEVDDAPEQFTADGWLRTGDVGSVTSDGFLTIHDRARDVIRSGGEWIYSALLENEIMAAAVVVECAVIGYPDKKWGERPLAVTVLAAGIARDRDTAERLRDKLREKFPGWMLPEYWAFVDSIDKTSVGKFDKIDLREHVKNGDFEVIALQGPGHRSTNRSSSPIINQAASPLEDPVAPAEDD, via the coding sequence ATGCACTCAACGATGCAGGACTTGCCACTGAATCTCTCACGCATCCTCACCTACGGATCGACGATTCATGCCAACACCAAGATCACCACCTGGGACGGGCCTCAGCACGCCGAAACCACCTACCACGAGGTCGCTGCACGGGCGGCGGCGCTCGCCCACGGTTTGCGCGATGAGCTTGGCATCACCGGTGACAAGCGCGTGGCCAGTTTCATGAACAACTGCGCCGAGCATCTTGAGACCCTCTTCGCCGTTGCCTGCATGGGTGCCGTGTTCAATCCGCTCAATAGGCAGCTCATGAATGACCAAATTCGGCACATCATCAACCACGCCGAAGATGAGGTCATCATCGCCGACCCGCGCTTTGCTAAACAGCTCGGAGCCATCTTGGACGGCGGCTGCCCCAGCGTGCGCGCGGTAGTTTTCATTGGCATTCACGACATCACCGAGCCAGCCAGCTTTATCCCCTCGACGATCAATTGCCACTCTTATGAGAGGCTTCTCGACGGCCGCAGCACCGACTACCCATGGCCGGTCGTGCCCGAAACCCACGCCGCGGCGCTGTGTTATTCCACCGGAACCACCGGCGCACCCAAAGGCGTGTTGTATTCCCATCGCTCCATCTATTTGCAGTGCATGAACCTGCGGACCACAGACTCATTGGCCATCACACACGGACAGACCTTTTTGTGTTGCGTGCCGATTTATCACATCTTGTCGTGGTGCGTGCCCGTTGCCGCCTTCATGTCGGGCACCCCATTAGTCTTTCCTGGTTCGGACATGTCGCCGCAGGCTCTGGCCACCATCATCGCCAACTCACATCCGCGCGTGGCTCATGGCGTCCCGACCTTGTGGATTCAGCTCATGGTCCACTACATCCACAATCCGCCCGAGCGCATGAGCCTGCAGGAAATCTTCGTCGGTGGGTCCGCCGTGCCCCCGGCGCTGATTCACCTGTGGGAGGAGCGCTACGGCGTGGACATCGTCCACGTGTGGGGCATGACAGAGACCTTATCCATCGGCACCGTGGCGCGCCCGCCTTCGGGAGCCTCCGGTGAGACGCGACAAAGCTACCGCGAATCCCAGGGACGGTTCCCGGCTTCCCTGGAATACCGTGTGGTCAACGACGGCGAGGTCGTCGCCTCTACCGACCGCAATCAAGGCGAGATCCAGGTGCGAGGCAATTGGGTGACCTCCCAGTACTACCATTCCCCCACCGAGGAAGACTCCGGGGTTGCGCACACCTTCCGCAACAAGGAGGTCGATGACGCACCAGAGCAGTTCACCGCCGATGGTTGGCTGCGTACCGGCGACGTGGGGTCGGTAACCTCCGATGGCTTCTTGACCATCCACGATCGCGCCCGCGACGTCATCCGATCGGGTGGTGAGTGGATCTACTCCGCCTTGCTGGAAAATGAGATCATGGCTGCCGCCGTGGTCGTCGAATGCGCCGTGATCGGCTACCCAGATAAAAAGTGGGGCGAGCGGCCGCTGGCGGTCACCGTTCTGGCGGCCGGCATTGCCCGCGATCGCGATACCGCCGAGCGCCTGCGCGACAAATTGCGAGAGAAGTTTCCCGGCTGGATGCTTCCCGAATACTGGGCCTTCGTCGACTCCATCGACAAGACCTCGGTGGGCAAGTTCGACAAGATTGACCTGCGCGAACACGTCAAGAATGGCGATTTCGAGGTCATCGCCCTGCAAGGGCCAGGCCACCGCAGCACCAACCGTTCGTCGAGCCCCATCATCAACCAGGCCGCAAGCCCCCTCGAAGACCCGGTGGCACCTGCCGAAGACGACTAG
- the thrB gene encoding homoserine kinase yields the protein MAIEIPVGAKVTVTVPASSANLGPGFDTLGMALSLYDTVEVEVIASGLQVEVFGEGQGELPLDGSHLVVKAIRSGLKAADVDVPGLRVVCHNNIPQARGLGSSAAAAVAGVSAANGLAGFPLTDDQVVQLSSAFEGHPDNAAASVLGNAVVSWTEIPVDGRTEPQYRAVSIPVHESIKATALVPSFHASTEAVRRVLPSDVTHVDARFNVSRVAVMTVALQQHPELLWEGTRDRLHQPYRADVLPVTAEWVNRLRNRGYAAYLSGAGPTIMVLSTKPVEEKILNQARDEGLRVLPLDVAGPVRVERNA from the coding sequence ATGGCGATTGAGATTCCGGTCGGCGCAAAGGTAACCGTCACGGTACCTGCTTCTTCGGCCAACCTTGGTCCGGGCTTCGACACGCTGGGCATGGCGCTGTCTTTGTATGACACGGTTGAGGTTGAGGTCATCGCCTCGGGGCTGCAGGTTGAGGTTTTCGGCGAGGGGCAAGGCGAGTTGCCGCTCGACGGCTCCCATCTGGTGGTCAAGGCCATCCGCTCTGGGCTCAAGGCCGCTGACGTGGACGTGCCGGGTCTGCGCGTGGTCTGCCACAATAACATTCCGCAGGCCCGTGGCCTGGGATCGTCGGCGGCCGCCGCGGTGGCTGGCGTCAGCGCCGCCAACGGCCTTGCCGGTTTCCCGCTTACCGACGATCAGGTAGTCCAGCTCTCCTCAGCCTTTGAGGGGCACCCCGACAATGCTGCGGCCTCGGTGTTGGGCAACGCTGTGGTCTCCTGGACAGAGATCCCGGTCGATGGGCGCACCGAACCGCAGTACCGCGCGGTGTCGATCCCGGTTCACGAGTCGATCAAGGCCACCGCCTTGGTGCCGAGCTTCCACGCCTCTACCGAGGCCGTGCGTCGGGTGCTGCCCAGCGACGTGACCCACGTGGATGCCCGGTTTAACGTCTCCCGCGTGGCGGTGATGACCGTGGCCCTGCAGCAGCACCCTGAATTGCTGTGGGAGGGAACCCGTGATCGCCTGCACCAGCCCTACCGTGCCGATGTTCTTCCGGTCACCGCGGAATGGGTCAATCGTCTTCGTAACCGTGGCTATGCCGCCTACCTTTCCGGTGCCGGGCCCACCATCATGGTGCTGTCCACAAAGCCGGTGGAGGAGAAGATTCTCAACCAGGCCCGCGATGAAGGCCTGCGGGTTCTCCCTCTTGACGTCGCAGGACCCGTCAGGGTGGAGCGCAACGCCTAA
- the prmC gene encoding peptide chain release factor N(5)-glutamine methyltransferase: MNPLDRTEVTVHQALLEATATLEQAGVDTPAVDARALVAHVLGIEPLEVGLRRRDVLAAPDYDRLVHLVASRRLRHPLQHLIGTAWFGPLELKVGPGVFIPRPETEVLADWAARRLRNARNPKVLDLCTGSGALAGYLAHELPQAQVSAVELSEQAYSYAQLNIGQHVRLVRADAVDPALFYGELFDAVVSNPPYVPETPDLAPEVYFDPHEAVFSGADGMEFIRKLVPQMARLAAPGAIIGIEHDDSTSQQVHHLVAESGYFDDVAVLVDLTGRARFVTATRNARDYEVNKPKDQ, from the coding sequence ATGAACCCCCTCGACCGGACCGAAGTAACCGTCCACCAGGCATTGTTGGAGGCTACCGCCACGCTTGAGCAGGCCGGAGTGGATACCCCTGCGGTCGATGCCCGGGCGCTGGTGGCGCATGTCTTGGGCATCGAGCCGCTGGAAGTGGGGCTGCGACGCCGGGACGTGCTCGCCGCCCCCGATTACGATCGCCTCGTACATCTGGTTGCTTCCCGACGCCTTCGGCATCCACTCCAACACCTCATCGGCACTGCCTGGTTCGGCCCGCTCGAACTCAAGGTGGGCCCAGGGGTATTCATTCCGCGCCCGGAAACTGAAGTACTAGCCGACTGGGCTGCGCGGCGTCTGCGCAATGCTCGCAACCCCAAGGTACTGGATCTGTGTACCGGTTCCGGTGCCCTAGCCGGCTATCTCGCCCACGAGCTGCCCCAGGCTCAGGTTAGTGCGGTAGAACTTTCCGAGCAGGCCTATTCCTATGCGCAGCTCAATATCGGACAACACGTGCGCTTGGTGCGCGCCGACGCTGTGGATCCCGCCCTTTTCTACGGCGAGCTCTTCGACGCGGTGGTCTCCAATCCGCCATACGTCCCGGAGACACCTGATCTTGCGCCGGAGGTGTACTTCGACCCCCACGAGGCCGTATTCTCCGGCGCCGATGGCATGGAATTCATAAGGAAGCTGGTGCCCCAGATGGCCCGGCTGGCGGCACCGGGCGCAATCATCGGTATCGAACACGATGACTCCACCAGCCAGCAGGTCCACCACCTGGTTGCTGAAAGCGGCTATTTCGACGACGTCGCGGTCCTTGTGGACCTCACCGGAAGGGCTCGCTTCGTGACCGCAACCCGCAACGCGCGCGACTATGAAGTCAATAAACCAAAGGATCAATAG
- a CDS encoding helix-turn-helix transcriptional regulator — translation MNLAVHPAPRPALELFPESLNLSPKQRSVLEVLKRFPQGAKVGEIAEAMGVHVNTARGHLDELLDRNAVVAVPTRSPGRGRPSLLYSIRVPDNRTVANEYVSLIGILTSYLEESDSEEAHKAAREIGRRWGSRLREDGLFSQDTPTALKAIKSHHTQMGFDPKVENQRSEDASENSLTMHLNSCPFMAQGTTPSPIMCAIHRGVLDEMLKTTSAEANLEPFTSSGPCTLTLDNPFAQCQGPASCLGSSLEVSHTLNNAGV, via the coding sequence ATGAACCTCGCCGTACATCCTGCTCCACGCCCCGCCTTGGAGTTATTCCCGGAGTCCTTGAACCTCAGCCCTAAGCAGCGCAGCGTCCTCGAGGTACTCAAGCGCTTCCCTCAGGGCGCAAAGGTAGGTGAAATCGCCGAGGCAATGGGAGTTCATGTCAATACCGCGCGCGGACATCTGGATGAACTGCTTGACCGTAACGCGGTGGTGGCCGTCCCCACCCGCAGCCCAGGTCGGGGACGGCCTTCATTGCTCTACTCAATTCGGGTTCCCGATAATCGCACCGTGGCCAACGAATACGTAAGCCTCATCGGCATCTTGACCAGCTACCTTGAGGAGTCCGACTCGGAGGAAGCTCACAAGGCCGCGCGGGAAATCGGACGTCGCTGGGGCAGCCGGCTTCGCGAGGATGGCCTATTCTCCCAAGACACCCCCACCGCGCTAAAAGCCATCAAGTCGCATCATACTCAGATGGGATTCGATCCGAAAGTAGAAAACCAGCGGTCAGAGGACGCTTCAGAGAATTCACTGACCATGCATCTCAACTCCTGCCCATTCATGGCCCAAGGCACTACCCCATCTCCTATCATGTGTGCCATTCACCGAGGTGTGCTCGATGAGATGCTCAAGACCACCTCCGCAGAAGCCAATCTCGAGCCGTTTACCTCATCCGGCCCGTGCACCCTGACGCTGGATAACCCGTTCGCACAATGCCAGGGACCGGCTTCCTGCCTGGGCTCCTCCTTGGAGGTATCGCACACCTTGAACAACGCAGGTGTTTAA
- a CDS encoding homoserine dehydrogenase — MTNATTTPAQTFNPGKGAGEPVGIAILGYGTVGSQVLRLMTENADAFEHRSGGPLEVKGVAVSNVDKHKGSLADQMGLLTTDARSLIARDDVDIVVEVIGGIDYPRELVLNALRNGKSVVTANKALVAAHSAELGEAADAAGVDLYFEAAVAAAIPVVGPLRRSLAGDQVQSVAGIVNGTTNFILDAMDSTGASYDDMLAEATRLGYAEADPTADVEGYDAASKAAILASLAFHTRVTADDVYREGISAITSKDIEAAKQAGNTIKLLAICERLVDENGNESISARVHPTLIPRSHPLASVDKSFNAVFVEAEAAGRLMFYGNGAGGNPTASAVLGDIVGAARNKVFGGRAPGESTYANLPIADFGEVPTRYHIDMEVEDRIGVLAELTQMFAQHQISLRTVRQEEKDGSARLILVTHTAKERDLAKVVEEVKALPSVKDVNSVIRMAGE; from the coding sequence ATGACGAACGCAACGACCACACCAGCCCAGACCTTCAACCCCGGCAAGGGAGCTGGCGAGCCCGTGGGTATCGCCATCCTCGGCTACGGCACTGTCGGCAGCCAGGTGCTTCGTCTGATGACGGAGAACGCGGATGCCTTCGAGCACCGCTCTGGTGGCCCTCTTGAGGTCAAGGGCGTAGCCGTGAGCAACGTCGACAAGCACAAGGGTTCTCTGGCCGATCAGATGGGTCTGCTGACCACGGATGCCCGCTCGCTGATCGCGCGCGACGACGTGGACATCGTCGTCGAGGTCATCGGTGGCATCGACTACCCGCGCGAGCTGGTCTTGAACGCCCTGCGCAACGGCAAGTCCGTGGTCACAGCCAACAAGGCCTTGGTTGCTGCACACTCCGCCGAGCTGGGCGAGGCAGCCGACGCTGCGGGCGTGGACCTGTACTTCGAGGCAGCCGTGGCCGCAGCCATCCCAGTCGTGGGCCCGCTGCGCCGCTCTTTGGCTGGTGATCAGGTGCAGTCTGTTGCCGGTATTGTCAACGGCACCACCAACTTCATCCTCGATGCGATGGACTCCACCGGCGCCTCCTACGATGACATGCTCGCCGAGGCCACCCGTTTGGGCTATGCCGAGGCCGACCCGACGGCCGACGTTGAGGGCTATGACGCAGCCTCCAAGGCCGCGATCCTTGCCTCGCTTGCCTTCCACACCCGCGTGACCGCAGACGATGTCTACCGCGAGGGCATTTCCGCGATCACCTCCAAGGACATCGAGGCCGCCAAGCAGGCCGGCAACACCATCAAGCTTCTGGCCATCTGCGAGCGCCTGGTCGACGAGAACGGCAACGAGTCCATCTCCGCGCGCGTGCACCCCACCCTCATCCCGCGTTCCCACCCGCTGGCCAGCGTGGATAAGTCCTTCAACGCCGTGTTCGTTGAGGCCGAGGCCGCCGGCCGGCTCATGTTCTACGGCAACGGCGCTGGCGGTAACCCCACCGCCTCGGCTGTTCTCGGCGATATCGTCGGTGCCGCCCGCAACAAGGTCTTCGGCGGCCGTGCACCAGGCGAGTCCACCTACGCCAACCTGCCGATCGCAGACTTTGGCGAGGTTCCGACCCGCTACCACATTGACATGGAGGTCGAAGACCGCATCGGTGTGCTCGCTGAGCTGACCCAGATGTTCGCCCAGCACCAGATCTCCCTACGCACCGTGCGCCAAGAAGAAAAAGACGGCTCCGCGCGCCTCATCTTGGTCACGCACACCGCCAAGGAACGCGACCTGGCCAAGGTTGTCGAGGAGGTCAAGGCGCTGCCGAGCGTCAAGGACGTCAACTCGGTCATCCGCATGGCAGGCGAGTAA
- a CDS encoding L-threonylcarbamoyladenylate synthase — translation MSRIYNCADADTRATAITAAVSAVKSGRLVVLPTDTLYGLGCDAFDNEAVAKLLATKHRGPDMPVPVLVGSWDTARGLVANYTDQMRTLIEAFWPGGLSLVVPQAPSLPWNLGDTRGTVMLRMPLHPVAIELLRETGPMAVSSANISGQAPATTAQAAKEQLGAAVNVYLDGGETPVGVASTIIDLSGNTPKILREGAISAERVAEVLELDVEAIR, via the coding sequence ATGAGCAGAATCTACAACTGTGCCGATGCCGATACTCGAGCAACCGCCATCACCGCTGCGGTGAGTGCGGTTAAATCCGGGCGCCTCGTCGTACTGCCGACGGACACTCTTTATGGCCTTGGCTGCGATGCCTTCGATAATGAAGCCGTGGCAAAGCTGTTGGCCACCAAGCACCGTGGGCCCGACATGCCGGTGCCCGTGCTCGTGGGAAGCTGGGATACAGCCCGCGGGCTCGTGGCCAACTATACCGACCAGATGCGCACGCTGATCGAGGCATTCTGGCCAGGCGGGCTGTCGCTGGTGGTACCACAGGCGCCAAGCCTGCCGTGGAATCTCGGCGACACCCGTGGCACCGTCATGCTGCGTATGCCCTTGCACCCAGTTGCCATCGAGCTCCTACGCGAGACCGGCCCGATGGCCGTGTCCAGCGCCAACATCTCCGGTCAGGCGCCTGCAACGACCGCCCAGGCAGCCAAGGAACAACTGGGGGCAGCGGTCAACGTCTATCTCGATGGCGGTGAAACTCCAGTGGGTGTTGCCTCCACGATCATTGACCTTTCGGGCAACACCCCGAAGATTCTTCGTGAGGGCGCCATCAGTGCCGAGCGCGTGGCAGAGGTGCTCGAGCTGGATGTAGAGGCAATCCGCTAA
- the rho gene encoding transcription termination factor Rho, with protein MRLPELRKIAAEMGLKGTSALRKGDLIAAINGAGAAKSAPKSDKASKAEKVEQAEITADSAATDVAEKPTSARKTTRRATKAATASAQTETAQESAPAAEDKPATTRRRRATKASGAATATATAAVDNAQGESTGMGAETTVETQAVVQADANTEARTEAAEAPTAGRRRRAVRHDSKELAAGAEHATAGATEHAAANDAQVSAEGAAEGEGTAAGVDEQHFESRSAARRARRNRARREQREGREQRSRRGNEDQDTAPAHESAAASEASAPTGVDKQTGEATDNAAGADQVERGERSDRGERAERNSREDRNERGDRNERNERNERGERGERGDRNERNNREDRNNRRNRRNRRGRDRDGQGDNYNEPREDEVLQNIAGIVDVVDNNVAFVRTTGYHAGPADVYVSSQMLRRFGLRPGDAITGQVRMQGEQHSSGRGRNRQKYNPLVRVESVNGMTVEEAKARPEFAKLTPLYPNQRLHLETDPKILTTRVIDLIMPIGKGQRALIVSPPKAGKTTILQNIANAIATNNPECYLMVVLVDERPEEVTDMQRSVKGEVIASTFDRPPAEHTAVAELAIERAKRLVEQGQDVVILLDSITRLGRAYNNSSPASGRILSGGVDSNALYPPKRFLGAARNIENGGSLTIIATAMVETGSAGDTVIFEEFKGTGNAELKLDRKIAERRVFPAVDVNPSGTRKDELLLPPDEAKIMHKLRRILSALDPQQAIDLLIKQLKKTKSNGEFLMQIASSAPMAGLSEED; from the coding sequence ATGCGTCTTCCCGAGCTGCGCAAGATCGCTGCCGAGATGGGCCTGAAGGGGACCTCGGCGCTGCGCAAGGGTGACCTCATTGCGGCCATTAATGGCGCTGGCGCCGCCAAGAGCGCGCCGAAGTCCGACAAGGCCAGCAAGGCCGAGAAAGTAGAACAGGCTGAGATCACCGCAGATTCAGCTGCCACGGATGTCGCGGAGAAGCCGACTTCCGCACGCAAGACCACTCGCCGTGCCACGAAGGCTGCAACCGCCTCGGCGCAGACTGAAACGGCACAGGAGTCCGCTCCTGCTGCTGAAGACAAGCCGGCCACCACGCGCCGCCGTCGCGCAACTAAGGCTTCCGGCGCGGCCACCGCCACCGCCACCGCCGCAGTCGACAACGCCCAGGGTGAGTCCACAGGCATGGGTGCCGAGACCACTGTCGAGACCCAGGCTGTGGTGCAGGCTGATGCAAACACTGAGGCGCGCACCGAAGCCGCCGAAGCCCCCACCGCCGGCCGTCGCCGTCGCGCCGTGCGCCACGACAGCAAGGAACTTGCCGCGGGTGCCGAGCATGCCACAGCAGGAGCCACCGAGCATGCCGCAGCCAATGATGCACAGGTGAGCGCTGAAGGCGCAGCAGAGGGCGAGGGGACTGCCGCCGGTGTGGATGAGCAGCACTTCGAGTCCCGCTCCGCTGCACGTCGCGCCCGCCGCAACCGTGCTCGTCGTGAGCAGCGCGAAGGACGTGAGCAGCGTTCGCGCCGTGGCAACGAGGACCAGGACACAGCCCCAGCCCACGAGTCGGCCGCCGCATCCGAGGCCTCCGCGCCAACGGGCGTCGATAAGCAAACTGGGGAGGCAACGGACAACGCCGCTGGTGCAGACCAGGTCGAGCGCGGTGAGCGCAGTGACCGCGGCGAGCGCGCAGAACGCAATAGCCGTGAGGACCGCAATGAGCGCGGGGACCGCAACGAGCGCAATGAACGAAATGAACGCGGCGAGCGAGGCGAGCGCGGGGACCGAAACGAACGCAACAACCGCGAGGACCGCAACAACCGCCGAAACCGCCGGAACCGCCGTGGTCGTGACCGCGATGGACAGGGGGACAACTACAACGAGCCGCGTGAAGACGAGGTGCTGCAAAACATCGCGGGCATCGTGGACGTGGTAGATAACAACGTGGCCTTTGTGCGCACCACCGGCTACCACGCAGGCCCTGCCGATGTGTACGTCAGCTCCCAGATGCTGCGCCGTTTTGGCCTGCGTCCAGGCGATGCCATCACCGGACAGGTGCGCATGCAGGGCGAGCAGCACAGCTCTGGCCGCGGACGCAATCGCCAGAAGTACAACCCGCTGGTGCGTGTGGAGTCCGTCAACGGCATGACCGTGGAAGAAGCCAAGGCGCGCCCCGAGTTCGCCAAGCTGACCCCGCTGTACCCGAACCAGCGCCTGCACCTGGAGACGGATCCGAAGATCTTGACCACGCGCGTCATCGACCTCATCATGCCCATCGGCAAGGGTCAGCGCGCGCTGATCGTCTCCCCGCCGAAGGCCGGTAAGACCACGATCCTGCAAAACATCGCCAACGCGATCGCCACCAATAACCCTGAGTGCTACCTCATGGTCGTGCTTGTCGATGAGCGCCCCGAAGAGGTCACCGACATGCAGCGCAGCGTCAAGGGCGAGGTCATCGCCTCCACCTTCGACCGCCCGCCGGCAGAGCACACCGCCGTGGCAGAACTTGCCATCGAGCGCGCCAAGCGCCTGGTGGAGCAGGGCCAGGACGTGGTTATCCTCCTGGACTCTATCACCCGCCTGGGCCGTGCCTACAACAACTCCTCCCCGGCATCCGGACGCATCCTGTCCGGTGGTGTGGACTCCAACGCCCTCTACCCACCCAAGCGCTTCTTGGGTGCTGCCCGCAACATCGAAAACGGCGGCTCGCTCACGATCATCGCCACTGCGATGGTCGAAACCGGCTCGGCCGGTGACACCGTCATCTTCGAGGAGTTCAAGGGCACCGGCAACGCCGAGCTCAAGCTGGATCGCAAGATTGCTGAGCGTCGCGTGTTCCCGGCGGTGGATGTCAACCCGTCGGGCACCCGTAAGGACGAGCTGCTGCTGCCGCCGGATGAGGCAAAGATCATGCACAAGCTGCGTCGCATCCTCTCTGCGCTTGACCCGCAGCAGGCCATCGACCTGCTCATCAAGCAGCTGAAGAAGACCAAGTCCAACGGCGAGTTCCTCATGCAGATCGCATCGTCTGCTCCGATGGCCGGCCTGTCCGAGGAGGACTAA
- the prfA gene encoding peptide chain release factor 1, protein MAGATNQVSAVDDIVSEYQGIEMQMADPETMGDQTLFRKLSKRYSELQPIINVNNALVQAREDLEVAREMAHEDHDFQAEVTRLEQEVVDNEEKLADLLAPRDPHDGDDIVMEVKAGAGGEEAALFAGELVRMYQRYADKHGFSTEVLDVSESDLGGVKDMTLSIRSKQPSRDGAWSVFKFEGGVHRVQRVPVTESQGRIQTSAAGVLVYPEPDEVGEVEIDDKDLRIDVYRSSGKGGQGVNTTDSAVRITHLPTGIVVTCQKERSQIQNKARAMQVLAARLQALAEEAADAEAAEGRAAQIRTLDRSERIRTYNFPENRITDHRIGFKANNLDSVLGGDLDDLFTALRAAERAERLEAE, encoded by the coding sequence ATGGCAGGGGCAACAAACCAGGTTTCCGCCGTCGACGACATCGTTTCCGAATATCAGGGCATCGAGATGCAGATGGCCGATCCGGAGACGATGGGGGATCAGACGCTTTTCCGCAAGCTGTCGAAGCGCTACTCGGAACTCCAGCCGATCATCAACGTCAATAACGCGCTGGTGCAGGCCCGCGAGGATCTCGAGGTTGCCCGCGAGATGGCCCATGAAGACCACGATTTCCAGGCCGAGGTCACCCGCCTCGAGCAGGAGGTCGTGGACAACGAGGAAAAACTGGCCGACCTGTTGGCGCCGCGCGATCCGCATGACGGCGACGACATCGTCATGGAGGTCAAGGCCGGTGCAGGCGGCGAGGAGGCCGCGCTGTTTGCCGGCGAGCTGGTGCGCATGTACCAGCGCTACGCCGACAAGCACGGCTTTTCCACCGAGGTCCTCGACGTCTCCGAGTCCGATCTCGGCGGTGTCAAGGACATGACCTTGTCGATTCGCTCGAAGCAGCCGTCGCGTGACGGAGCCTGGAGCGTGTTCAAGTTCGAGGGCGGTGTCCACCGCGTGCAGCGCGTCCCGGTGACCGAGTCCCAGGGGCGCATCCAAACCTCGGCCGCCGGCGTGCTGGTCTACCCCGAGCCGGACGAGGTCGGCGAGGTGGAGATCGATGACAAGGACCTGCGCATCGATGTCTACCGTTCCTCCGGCAAGGGCGGCCAGGGTGTGAACACGACCGACTCAGCCGTGCGCATCACCCACCTGCCCACCGGCATCGTGGTGACCTGTCAGAAGGAACGCTCACAGATCCAGAACAAGGCGCGCGCCATGCAGGTGCTCGCCGCCCGCCTCCAGGCTCTCGCCGAGGAGGCCGCGGATGCCGAGGCCGCCGAGGGGCGCGCCGCACAGATCCGTACCCTGGATCGCTCCGAGCGCATCCGCACCTACAACTTCCCGGAAAACCGCATCACCGATCACCGCATCGGATTCAAGGCCAACAACCTTGACTCCGTCCTCGGCGGCGACCTCGATGATCTGTTCACCGCGCTGCGCGCCGCCGAGCGTGCCGAGCGCCTGGAAGCTGAATAA